In the genome of Acidimicrobiia bacterium, one region contains:
- the uvrC gene encoding excinuclease ABC subunit UvrC, producing MGPVERPEPSTIPETPGSYQFKDERGRVLYVGKAKSLRSRVMSYFGTGLMERTRQMVAAADAVEWIQVRNEVEALFLEFNLIQKHHPRFNIRYNDDKSYPYLAVTLDEEWPRAMVLRGAKRKGVRYFGPYAHAYAIRETLDLLLRTFPIRTCTKGKFDRYQRLGRPCLYAHIEKCAAPCVGAVTHEEYEGLVRELLQFLDGDSSPILDRLDKQMHESSDALEFERAARVRDQIVSVRKAIERQTMVDAKEEDYDAIGVVDDMLEASVQVFLVRKGRVVGRKGLVVDKVEDLSQPELIGRLLEQLYGGADPADIPPEVLVPVEPDDLALYEQFLTEARRAKVRIRVPKRGAKRELLQTVTQNAEEAFLHHKLRRASDHNARARTLLALQDALHLPEAPLRIECFDVSNLQGSEIVASMVVMEDGLAKRSDYRRFKIRHLSGQDDFAAMEEALSRRFRRYLAERDEGARAGKRFAYPPNLLLVDGGKGQLGVAVRVLEDLGLEDICVASLAKRFEEVYLPGEPEPVRIPRDSEALYLLQQIRDEAHRFAITYHRQLRDKKMTKSVLDDVPGLGPVRRARLLREFGSVKKLRELTDDELVAIPWLPEPVARAVHEHLHGGFR from the coding sequence ATGGGACCCGTGGAACGGCCGGAACCGTCGACGATCCCGGAAACACCGGGGTCCTATCAGTTCAAGGACGAGCGCGGGCGCGTGCTCTACGTCGGGAAGGCCAAGAGTCTTCGGAGCCGGGTGATGTCGTACTTCGGTACCGGCCTCATGGAGCGCACGCGGCAGATGGTGGCCGCCGCCGACGCCGTCGAGTGGATCCAGGTGCGCAACGAGGTCGAGGCGCTGTTCCTCGAGTTCAACCTCATCCAGAAGCACCACCCCCGCTTCAACATCCGGTACAACGACGACAAGTCGTACCCGTACCTCGCGGTCACCCTCGACGAAGAGTGGCCCCGTGCAATGGTGCTCCGCGGTGCGAAGCGCAAGGGCGTCCGCTACTTCGGGCCGTACGCACACGCCTACGCGATCCGGGAGACCCTCGACCTGCTCCTCCGCACGTTCCCGATCCGCACGTGCACGAAGGGCAAGTTCGACCGGTACCAGCGCCTCGGCCGGCCCTGCCTCTACGCGCACATCGAGAAGTGCGCGGCGCCCTGCGTCGGCGCGGTCACCCACGAGGAGTACGAGGGGCTGGTGCGCGAACTGCTCCAGTTCCTCGACGGCGACAGCTCTCCGATCCTCGACCGACTCGACAAGCAGATGCACGAGTCGAGCGACGCGCTCGAGTTCGAGCGAGCGGCACGCGTGCGCGACCAGATCGTGTCGGTGCGCAAGGCCATCGAGCGCCAGACGATGGTCGACGCCAAAGAAGAGGACTACGACGCCATCGGCGTGGTCGACGACATGCTCGAAGCCTCGGTGCAGGTGTTCCTCGTGCGGAAGGGACGGGTGGTCGGCCGTAAGGGACTCGTCGTCGACAAGGTCGAGGATCTCAGCCAGCCGGAGTTGATCGGCCGCCTGCTGGAGCAGCTCTACGGTGGCGCCGACCCGGCCGACATCCCCCCCGAGGTCCTCGTCCCCGTAGAGCCCGACGACCTGGCGCTGTACGAGCAGTTCCTCACGGAAGCGCGCCGTGCGAAGGTACGGATCCGCGTCCCGAAGCGCGGCGCGAAGCGCGAACTGCTGCAGACCGTCACGCAGAATGCCGAAGAGGCGTTCCTGCACCACAAGCTGCGCCGTGCGTCCGACCATAACGCCCGTGCACGCACGCTCCTCGCGCTCCAGGACGCCCTGCACCTGCCCGAGGCACCGCTGCGCATCGAGTGCTTCGACGTGTCAAACCTCCAAGGCAGCGAGATCGTGGCGTCGATGGTCGTGATGGAAGACGGTCTGGCGAAGCGTTCCGACTACCGGCGGTTCAAGATCCGCCACCTTTCCGGCCAGGACGACTTCGCCGCCATGGAGGAAGCGCTCAGCCGGCGTTTCCGCCGCTACCTGGCCGAGCGCGACGAAGGCGCGCGTGCGGGCAAGCGGTTCGCGTACCCACCGAACCTGCTGCTGGTCGACGGAGGGAAGGGGCAGCTCGGGGTCGCGGTCCGCGTGCTCGAGGATCTCGGCCTGGAAGACATCTGCGTGGCGTCGCTCGCGAAACGCTTCGAAGAGGTGTACCTGCCGGGTGAGCCGGAGCCGGTGCGCATCCCGCGCGACTCGGAGGCGCTCTACCTGCTCCAGCAGATCCGAGACGAGGCACACCGGTTCGCGATCACGTACCACCGCCAACTCCGCGACAAGAAGATGACGAAGTCGGTGCTCGACGACGTACCTGGCCTCGGCCCGGTGCGGCGGGCACGGTTGCTGAGAGAGTTCGGGTCCGTGAAGAAGCTGCGCGAGCTCACCGATGACGAGCTCGTCGCGATCCCGTGGCTCCCCGAGCCGGTGGCGCGCGCGGTACACGAACATCTGCACGGTGGCTTTCGGTGA
- a CDS encoding class I SAM-dependent methyltransferase — protein MGGTFVYDECAGCESLSLRSVPDDLSEYYPAGYYSYGTKPELSVGRRFALRALLFRAGGRHLAPLAPGRYRALARGGVHRDSRILDVGGGDGRLVDELRSAGLEGDSTVVDPYATADRTALGSPIVRDELTSVTGTFDIVMFHHSLEHHDDPRATLRAAHGLLAHDGALVVRMPTVSSECWRRYGVHWIELDAPRHLVVPSEQGLTRLLGDVGFRVERSWRDGESFQLWGSELYRRGVAYVGADPRTYFSPKELRRFARETRRLNRIGEGGRLALIARKA, from the coding sequence ATGGGCGGCACGTTCGTCTACGACGAGTGTGCAGGCTGCGAGAGCCTGAGCCTCCGCAGCGTTCCCGACGACCTCTCGGAGTATTACCCGGCCGGGTACTACAGCTACGGGACGAAGCCCGAGCTCTCAGTTGGTCGGCGGTTCGCCTTGCGCGCGTTGCTGTTCCGGGCCGGAGGCCGGCACCTGGCACCGCTGGCACCGGGGCGCTACCGCGCACTGGCGCGGGGCGGCGTGCACCGCGACAGTCGGATCCTCGACGTCGGCGGCGGCGACGGTCGGCTCGTCGACGAGCTTCGGTCAGCGGGACTCGAAGGCGACTCCACCGTGGTGGATCCCTACGCCACCGCCGATCGAACCGCGCTCGGATCACCCATCGTGCGCGACGAGTTAACGTCGGTCACCGGAACGTTCGACATCGTGATGTTTCATCATTCCCTGGAGCATCACGACGATCCGCGTGCGACGCTTCGCGCGGCGCACGGCCTCCTCGCTCACGACGGTGCGCTCGTCGTCCGAATGCCCACGGTCTCCTCCGAGTGTTGGAGACGGTACGGCGTGCACTGGATCGAGCTCGACGCGCCGCGGCACCTCGTCGTGCCGAGTGAACAGGGCCTCACACGACTGCTCGGCGACGTCGGGTTCCGCGTCGAACGAAGCTGGCGCGATGGCGAGAGCTTCCAGCTCTGGGGCAGCGAGCTATACCGGCGCGGCGTCGCATACGTCGGTGCCGACCCTCGCACCTACTTTTCTCCCAAGGAGTTACGACGCTTCGCACGAGAGACGCGCCGGCTGAACCGCATCGGCGAGGGTGGCCGCCTCGCGCTCATTGCACGCAAGGCATGA
- the nadA gene encoding quinolinate synthase NadA: protein MLRMQAPLPDRYTLASPDELDGWIAAAKSELGEHLLILGHHYQRDEVIKWADARGDSFKLARFAADSHQATDIVFCGVHFMAESADVLTGPHQRVILPDLNAGCSMADMADIDQVEECWEGLASVTDVSKVVPVTYMNSSAALKAFVGEHGGAVCTSSNARAILEWALAKGIPGDIKVLFFPDQHLGRNTAYDMGYAEDAMRVWNPRFELGGLEERDLKESSLLLWKGHCSVHQRFRPEHVEAFRAEYPNGEVIVHPECAHDLVELADRVGSTERILAWVEAAEPGSVIGVGTEIHMVQRMAAEHPDLTVVSLDPLICPCSTMFRIDGPHLAWVLESLVAGEVVNQITVDEHTAEWARVALQRMLDIT from the coding sequence ATGTTGCGAATGCAGGCCCCATTGCCGGACCGCTACACCCTCGCGTCCCCGGACGAGCTCGACGGCTGGATCGCCGCCGCGAAATCCGAGTTGGGTGAGCACCTCCTGATCCTCGGTCACCACTACCAACGCGACGAGGTCATCAAGTGGGCGGATGCCCGTGGCGACTCGTTCAAGCTGGCGCGGTTCGCGGCGGACAGCCACCAGGCCACCGACATCGTCTTCTGCGGCGTCCACTTCATGGCCGAATCCGCGGACGTGCTCACCGGCCCGCACCAGCGGGTCATCCTCCCCGACCTCAACGCAGGGTGCTCCATGGCGGACATGGCCGACATCGACCAGGTCGAGGAGTGCTGGGAGGGCCTCGCGTCGGTCACCGACGTGAGCAAGGTGGTGCCCGTCACCTACATGAACTCGTCCGCGGCGCTCAAGGCGTTCGTCGGTGAGCACGGCGGAGCGGTGTGCACGTCGTCGAACGCGCGGGCGATCCTCGAGTGGGCGCTCGCGAAAGGCATCCCCGGGGACATCAAGGTGCTGTTCTTCCCCGACCAGCACCTCGGTCGCAACACCGCCTACGACATGGGCTACGCCGAGGACGCGATGCGGGTCTGGAACCCGCGCTTCGAGCTCGGTGGGCTCGAGGAGCGCGATCTCAAGGAGTCGTCCCTCCTGCTCTGGAAGGGCCACTGCTCGGTGCACCAGCGCTTCCGGCCCGAACACGTCGAGGCGTTCCGGGCCGAGTACCCGAATGGCGAGGTGATCGTGCACCCCGAGTGCGCGCACGACCTCGTCGAGCTGGCCGACCGCGTCGGCTCCACGGAGCGGATCCTCGCCTGGGTCGAAGCGGCTGAACCGGGCTCGGTGATCGGCGTCGGTACCGAGATCCACATGGTGCAGCGCATGGCCGCCGAGCATCCGGACCTCACGGTGGTATCGCTCGATCCTTTGATCTGCCCGTGCTCCACGATGTTCCGCATCGACGGGCCGCATCTCGCGTGGGTGCTCGAGTCGCTCGTCGCGGGTGAGGTCGTGAATCAGATCACGGTCGACGAGCACACCGCCGAGTGGGCGCGAGTCGCGCTCCAGCGGATGCTCGACATCACTTGA
- a CDS encoding oligosaccharide flippase family protein → MKTRTAARPTRFPALLVSRVVEQCALGGVSLLLAARLGTLAFAPIGVLFVVNSAAVTLSDFGVGLAALRCPVQLHVATAVRRRMRLLNGVVLVVGVLVGSAVAGDTGLLIAASAAIWWSSSEAFVEKASAINRGRGARAASAELVGSVCFAGLAVAFAHGSLALAVIGGGLVTKHVLEALIARSHEDVFARDGVAGEIGALWVTQALAFAIANVDYLLVAIMLGPSAFSVYSIAYRLAVGVPATVAYVASRTAVAELASVDDAAARELRYGRYVRPLFVLGAAAGLAVAVCAPVLANLLGQQWAQVGPTAAVLAIALPWRMIAGQAGALAITGGNTRRLVGWELERLLGFSVAYSIAAWFGFSAFVASVSIAWIVGITLLRRTAERTDGIAAPTWLERAAVLACVLAVAATALWQVLA, encoded by the coding sequence ATGAAGACCCGGACCGCCGCGCGCCCGACGCGGTTCCCCGCGCTTCTCGTCAGCAGGGTCGTGGAGCAGTGCGCACTGGGTGGTGTGTCGCTGCTCCTCGCGGCGCGGCTCGGCACGCTCGCCTTCGCGCCCATCGGTGTGCTGTTCGTCGTCAACTCGGCGGCAGTGACCCTGTCGGACTTCGGGGTCGGGCTTGCCGCGCTGCGTTGCCCGGTTCAGCTGCACGTGGCAACGGCGGTTCGGCGCCGCATGCGATTGCTGAACGGGGTCGTGCTCGTCGTCGGGGTGCTCGTCGGATCGGCAGTTGCGGGTGACACGGGATTGCTGATCGCCGCGAGCGCGGCGATCTGGTGGAGCTCTTCGGAAGCGTTCGTGGAGAAGGCGTCGGCGATCAATCGGGGGAGAGGGGCGCGTGCAGCGAGCGCGGAATTGGTCGGCTCCGTCTGCTTCGCCGGCTTGGCCGTGGCGTTTGCACACGGCTCGCTCGCCTTGGCCGTCATCGGCGGCGGGCTCGTCACCAAGCACGTGCTCGAGGCACTAATCGCGCGGAGCCATGAAGATGTGTTTGCTCGCGATGGCGTTGCCGGCGAGATCGGCGCGCTGTGGGTCACGCAGGCACTCGCGTTCGCCATCGCCAACGTCGACTATCTCCTCGTCGCCATCATGCTCGGGCCCAGCGCATTCTCCGTCTACTCGATTGCATATCGATTGGCCGTCGGCGTACCGGCGACGGTGGCCTACGTGGCTTCGCGAACGGCGGTCGCGGAACTGGCAAGTGTTGACGACGCCGCCGCGCGGGAGCTGCGCTACGGGCGCTATGTCAGGCCGCTGTTCGTGCTCGGCGCCGCGGCGGGGCTCGCCGTGGCCGTGTGCGCCCCGGTGCTCGCCAACCTGCTCGGGCAGCAGTGGGCCCAGGTGGGACCTACCGCGGCCGTGCTCGCCATCGCGCTGCCGTGGCGGATGATCGCCGGTCAGGCGGGCGCGCTCGCGATCACCGGAGGGAACACACGTCGGCTCGTGGGCTGGGAGCTGGAGCGGCTGCTCGGATTCAGCGTCGCCTACTCGATCGCAGCCTGGTTCGGCTTCTCGGCATTCGTCGCCAGCGTGAGCATCGCGTGGATCGTGGGTATCACGTTGCTGCGCCGAACCGCGGAGCGAACCGACGGTATCGCTGCACCGACATGGCTCGAACGGGCCGCCGTCCTTGCGTGTGTACTTGCCGTCGCCGCGACGGCACTCTGGCAGGTGCTCGCATGA
- the rapZ gene encoding RNase adapter RapZ, with product MKKQLDVTVITGMSGAGRSAAGDVLEDLGFFVIDNLPPALIANVRELARGQEELQRLALVVDVRSGEFVADLEAALAKVRKRGARTRVLFLDASDDVLVRRYVSTRRKHPLAAEERVSDGIAQERRLLEDLKGQADIVVDTSDFNVHELRDRLRELFADSTNTGDLLQTSVVSFGYKHGLPVDVDLVFDCRFLPNPHWVDELRPLPGTDPKVREYVLQAPEAREFLGELERMMRLLLPAYVREGKSYVSIGIGCTGGRHRSVVIAAEFADVLEQLGFPATVHHRDLDRD from the coding sequence GTGAAGAAGCAGCTCGACGTCACGGTGATCACGGGGATGTCGGGCGCGGGGCGGTCGGCCGCGGGTGACGTGCTCGAAGACCTCGGCTTCTTCGTCATCGACAACCTGCCGCCGGCACTCATCGCCAACGTGCGTGAGCTTGCGCGCGGGCAAGAGGAACTCCAGCGGCTCGCGCTTGTCGTCGACGTGCGTTCGGGTGAGTTCGTCGCCGATCTCGAGGCCGCGCTCGCCAAGGTGCGCAAGCGCGGCGCACGGACGCGCGTGCTCTTCCTCGACGCGTCCGACGACGTGCTCGTGCGGCGCTACGTTTCGACTCGACGGAAGCATCCGCTCGCCGCCGAAGAGCGCGTGTCGGATGGCATCGCGCAGGAACGCCGGCTCCTGGAAGACCTGAAGGGTCAGGCCGACATCGTCGTCGACACATCGGACTTCAACGTGCACGAGCTGCGCGACCGGCTGCGCGAGTTGTTCGCCGACTCCACGAACACCGGCGACTTGCTCCAAACGAGTGTCGTGTCGTTCGGGTACAAGCATGGACTTCCCGTCGACGTCGACCTCGTGTTCGACTGCCGATTCCTGCCGAACCCGCACTGGGTCGACGAGCTACGGCCGCTTCCCGGCACGGACCCGAAGGTGCGCGAGTACGTGTTGCAGGCACCCGAGGCTCGCGAGTTCCTCGGCGAGCTCGAGCGCATGATGCGGCTGCTCCTGCCCGCGTACGTGCGGGAGGGGAAGTCCTACGTGTCGATCGGAATCGGCTGCACCGGTGGGCGGCACCGCAGCGTCGTGATCGCGGCGGAGTTTGCCGACGTGCTCGAGCAGTTGGGCTTCCCGGCGACCGTCCATCACCGGGACCTCGATCGTGACTGA
- a CDS encoding glycosyltransferase codes for MRDDVAVVFVNYRCREMIEPRAARLLAKGVPVLVADNSGEFHAPHVPSVPTGGNVGFGAACNSAVAALPSTVRTVCLHNPDVDIEPEAIVSLAELVTPGTGALAPAISTGRFIRERGFHYPSPAREAYLSRRSVRRGPRNNALGSEGMARRVRGHGRRFGTAALLLVARDAFAAIGGFDERYFLYAEDLDLWHRLGAAGYSNAFAPDVVAAHAGAAGSEMDGGTRELLRWLGVELFAETHLACGWRVFRTVHRPLLRRVAALPSLVSIVRRAWGDGAPPSVVARAARGTLLERAY; via the coding sequence ATGAGAGACGACGTGGCGGTCGTGTTCGTCAACTACCGATGCCGCGAGATGATCGAACCGCGCGCGGCGCGCCTGCTGGCGAAAGGCGTACCGGTCTTGGTCGCGGACAACAGTGGCGAATTCCACGCGCCACACGTCCCGAGTGTTCCGACCGGAGGCAACGTCGGCTTCGGCGCTGCCTGCAACAGTGCAGTCGCCGCGCTGCCGTCGACCGTCCGAACCGTCTGCCTGCACAATCCCGACGTTGACATCGAGCCCGAGGCGATTGTCAGCCTCGCCGAGCTCGTGACGCCCGGTACCGGTGCGCTCGCGCCCGCCATCTCCACCGGTCGCTTCATCCGTGAGCGCGGCTTTCACTACCCGTCGCCCGCGCGGGAGGCATACCTGTCGCGTCGGTCTGTCCGTCGGGGGCCACGAAACAACGCGTTGGGTTCTGAGGGCATGGCTCGAAGAGTTCGCGGGCATGGCCGTCGATTCGGCACCGCGGCGCTGCTGCTCGTCGCACGCGACGCCTTTGCCGCGATTGGCGGCTTCGACGAGCGCTACTTCCTGTATGCAGAGGATCTGGACTTGTGGCATCGCCTCGGGGCCGCGGGCTACTCCAACGCTTTCGCACCCGATGTGGTCGCGGCCCACGCGGGCGCAGCGGGAAGCGAGATGGACGGCGGAACCCGGGAGTTGCTCCGATGGCTGGGCGTCGAGCTGTTCGCCGAGACCCATCTGGCATGCGGATGGCGCGTCTTTCGAACGGTCCACCGTCCCCTTCTCCGACGGGTCGCGGCACTCCCGTCTCTCGTCTCGATCGTGCGCCGGGCGTGGGGCGACGGAGCACCGCCTTCGGTCGTCGCGCGCGCGGCGCGAGGGACGCTGCTCGAGCGCGCGTACTGA
- the gap gene encoding type I glyceraldehyde-3-phosphate dehydrogenase produces the protein MAVRVGINGFGRIGRSFYRALLDRRADANVDLVAVNDPFGDSETMAFLLKHDSIGGNLAQEVAVTGTGFVVGGHEVRKLEYDDPTKIPWAEHGVDVVIESARHFTARDKAAGHLRGGAKRVIVTAPSGDADATICMGVNDAVFDPSKDVVISNASCTTNCLAPLAKVLNDKFGIEQGLMTTVHAYTSDQSLVDLASPSGGGKPDLRRMRAAGLSIIPSSTGAARAIGLVLPELKGRLDGTALRVPTPTGSITDLSANLAEEASVDAVNAAFEEAANDKSYRGVLEYTEEQLVSADIVGNPASCIFSAVDTMANGRMVKVLGWYDNEWGYSNRLVDLVAFVGE, from the coding sequence ATGGCGGTTCGTGTCGGGATCAATGGCTTCGGGCGGATCGGACGCTCGTTTTACCGGGCGCTGCTCGACCGCCGAGCGGACGCCAACGTCGACCTCGTCGCGGTCAACGACCCGTTCGGTGACAGCGAGACCATGGCGTTCCTCCTGAAGCACGACTCGATCGGCGGGAACCTCGCTCAAGAAGTCGCCGTCACCGGCACCGGCTTCGTCGTCGGCGGTCACGAAGTCCGCAAACTCGAGTACGACGATCCCACCAAGATCCCGTGGGCCGAGCACGGCGTGGACGTTGTCATCGAGTCGGCGCGCCATTTCACAGCGCGGGACAAAGCCGCAGGCCACCTCAGGGGTGGCGCGAAGCGCGTGATCGTCACCGCGCCGAGCGGTGACGCCGACGCGACGATCTGCATGGGCGTGAACGACGCCGTGTTCGACCCCTCGAAAGACGTCGTGATCTCGAACGCGTCGTGCACCACGAACTGTCTCGCACCGCTGGCCAAGGTTCTGAACGACAAGTTCGGGATCGAGCAGGGGCTCATGACGACGGTCCACGCCTACACGAGCGACCAGTCGTTGGTCGACCTCGCCAGCCCGAGCGGAGGCGGCAAGCCCGACCTGCGCCGCATGCGCGCCGCGGGTCTCTCGATCATCCCGAGCAGCACCGGCGCCGCGCGCGCGATCGGGCTCGTGCTCCCGGAGCTCAAGGGGCGGCTCGACGGCACGGCACTCCGTGTACCCACGCCCACCGGCTCGATCACCGACCTCTCCGCGAACCTCGCCGAGGAAGCATCGGTCGATGCGGTGAATGCCGCGTTCGAGGAAGCGGCCAACGACAAGTCGTACCGTGGCGTGCTCGAGTACACCGAGGAGCAGCTCGTGTCGGCCGACATCGTCGGCAACCCTGCGTCGTGCATCTTCTCCGCGGTCGACACTATGGCGAACGGTCGCATGGTGAAGGTGCTCGGTTGGTACGACAACGAGTGGGGATACTCGAACCGACTCGTCGATCTCGTCGCCTTCGTCGGCGAGTGA
- a CDS encoding glycosyltransferase has translation MTASFVTVVVPARDEERSIVDCLASILGQDYPHHLLEVIVVVDGMSADATDVRAKEFLDRSDFARTEVVRSPHGGTPGNLNAGLSLARGEVLCRVDARSRIPRGYVRRCVSILERSDVIVAGGAQVAVPPDESVVARGIARALNNRYAMGWSRYRRGARSGESDTVYLGAFRTADLRSLGSWAPRFATNQDFDLNRRLAKHGMVWFDAEIPVEYVPRVSLAGLFRQYLRFGRSKVQYWRHAHDRPRPRQAVLMVGAPILAVGGLTALAVVPRRLGVAAVAVAAAFLVEEVGTSGPSGGPRVRTCAVAAMGAVAAGWLVGAWTEAVRPRRSGR, from the coding sequence ATGACCGCGTCGTTCGTCACCGTTGTCGTTCCGGCGCGCGACGAGGAGCGCTCGATCGTCGACTGCCTGGCGTCGATCCTCGGGCAGGACTATCCGCACCATCTCCTCGAAGTCATCGTCGTGGTCGACGGCATGAGCGCCGATGCCACCGACGTCCGCGCGAAGGAGTTCCTCGATCGGTCCGACTTCGCGCGCACCGAGGTTGTGCGGAGTCCTCACGGCGGCACGCCCGGAAACCTGAACGCGGGACTCTCGCTGGCTCGTGGCGAGGTGCTGTGCCGGGTCGACGCGCGCAGTCGGATCCCTCGTGGTTACGTGCGCCGGTGTGTGTCGATTCTCGAGCGGTCCGACGTGATCGTCGCCGGCGGCGCACAGGTCGCGGTGCCGCCCGACGAGAGCGTCGTCGCGAGAGGTATCGCCCGCGCACTCAACAATCGCTACGCGATGGGATGGTCGCGCTATCGAAGGGGGGCGCGGAGCGGTGAGAGTGACACCGTCTATCTCGGCGCCTTCCGGACCGCCGACCTTCGCTCGCTGGGATCGTGGGCACCGCGCTTCGCCACCAACCAGGACTTCGACCTCAACCGCAGGTTGGCGAAGCACGGCATGGTGTGGTTCGACGCGGAGATCCCGGTCGAGTACGTACCGCGCGTATCGCTGGCCGGGCTGTTCCGTCAATACCTGCGATTCGGGCGATCGAAGGTGCAGTACTGGCGACACGCGCACGATCGGCCGCGGCCTCGACAAGCTGTGCTCATGGTCGGCGCGCCGATCCTCGCAGTGGGCGGTCTCACGGCGCTGGCTGTCGTCCCCCGGCGCCTGGGCGTGGCCGCAGTCGCGGTGGCGGCGGCGTTTCTCGTCGAGGAAGTCGGCACGAGCGGGCCGTCGGGTGGGCCGCGCGTTCGGACGTGCGCAGTGGCCGCGATGGGCGCGGTCGCGGCCGGCTGGCTCGTGGGCGCCTGGACGGAAGCGGTGCGGCCGCGTCGCAGTGGTCGATGA
- a CDS encoding gluconeogenesis factor YvcK family protein yields MTDTTTNSGGPAVVALGGGHGLAAALRGIREYASSITAIVSVADDGGSSGRLRRDLGVLPPGDLRRCLVALADDELWSNAFEHRFAAGELDGHALGNLVLVGLTDTTGDFTAALDAAGRLLRTVGRVLPATTEPVVLKAEVGGHEVEGQVAVQNSSNIRRVELVPADAAAPVDAVSAIARADQVVLAPGSLYTSLLPVLCVDDLRRAIAATPARVVQVANLRPQLPETAGLDGTDHLRAVLDHGARVDTFLYAQDGALAVSTEAVRSLGVEPIGARVARPHGLAHGPRQLAQALHALL; encoded by the coding sequence GTGACTGACACCACAACCAACTCGGGGGGTCCTGCGGTGGTCGCGCTCGGAGGCGGGCACGGACTCGCGGCCGCGCTCCGCGGCATCCGCGAGTACGCGTCGTCGATCACCGCGATCGTGAGCGTGGCCGACGACGGCGGTTCGTCGGGACGTCTGCGCCGCGACTTGGGCGTGCTTCCGCCGGGCGACCTTCGTCGGTGCCTCGTGGCCCTCGCGGACGACGAGCTCTGGTCGAACGCGTTCGAGCACCGCTTCGCCGCCGGTGAGCTCGACGGTCACGCGCTCGGCAATCTCGTCCTCGTCGGCCTCACCGACACCACCGGCGATTTCACCGCCGCGCTCGACGCGGCCGGCCGGCTGCTGCGCACCGTGGGCCGGGTTCTGCCGGCCACCACGGAACCCGTCGTGCTGAAGGCCGAGGTCGGCGGCCACGAGGTCGAGGGGCAGGTTGCGGTACAGAACAGCAGCAACATCCGTCGGGTCGAGCTCGTGCCCGCCGACGCGGCGGCACCGGTCGACGCCGTGAGCGCGATCGCCCGTGCCGATCAGGTGGTGCTCGCGCCCGGCTCGCTGTACACCAGCCTGCTGCCCGTGCTCTGCGTCGACGACCTGCGTCGCGCGATCGCGGCTACGCCGGCGCGGGTCGTCCAGGTGGCCAACCTGCGGCCGCAGCTCCCGGAGACCGCCGGTCTCGACGGTACCGACCACTTACGCGCCGTCCTCGACCACGGCGCGCGGGTGGACACCTTCCTGTACGCGCAGGACGGCGCGCTTGCGGTGTCGACCGAGGCGGTGCGGTCGCTCGGTGTCGAGCCGATTGGCGCCCGAGTGGCGCGGCCCCATGGCCTCGCCCACGGCCCGCGACAGTTGGCGCAGGCGCTGCACGCTCTGCTGTAG